In Microplitis mediator isolate UGA2020A chromosome 2, iyMicMedi2.1, whole genome shotgun sequence, a single window of DNA contains:
- the LOC130678715 gene encoding period circadian protein isoform X2 — MSNDNAKVSDSGYTNTCEHSQSQQKSGSSPSNKNSNRSGSSGYCGDHPFNSGISNEALTQPISETKDKEHQKKKSKTTTPLGSGTKSALKSVGQQTKTGPSTVVSNILDQKFEKSEVGNVELVDAKEPGEHNGDSNFIIPKREIVSQINSPDSISPKLNDGFYTVVSLNDGLILYSSSSLQTALGYPKNSWLGCSFIDFIHPNNRKLFMDKLSDGIFLLLNNRQENINEQRTNFFCNLQCNPHNIQKNDDSDANQKSLHQIQIVTDNENTSIKTSAYLPFHMSLCFKNFLESMENAHSSTMALIIRSEPILSAYEAAENKITSFTTRHNANCRFTHLDNEVVQYFGYLPQDMMERSVFDYYHPEDMPSIKEIYKTIIRLSGAAFKSKPYRFYIHNGEYILLETEWSAFVNPWEKKIEFVIGQHRVLRGPVDVNIFHQTQQQLSMTNIMNDNLSEEVLIKSRIIEGEICALLAERIQSCTFDGGSAIKFKDIASFVENKTCDNDKNSLPTSRTSVMDTDEKRFSKREGVMAGEISSPQKCSGTKSSSETPLTYHQLNYNDKIERFFNSKPIVNIGSVIEEKIFHSNSQTSNSSPRKNGSGGSGSGEYFSNGSNNLCSGKDRFNNNSNSTSTDNFQAIPLTEILLKKHNQDMEQLMVQKHKKRQSNIKTGNSHKNNIKNDDNIIIIINNNNNNNNNVTEEAKLEKTKDKKIQDKSRNGKRNGCLILEDEHVKVPRYNGTNKNTEKLLVKKHRERLSSGKTSRMDINTQRLHIESEESELTNSWSRRDRKRKSGHVCKEELFKIPMKNKRYRSSTKNNNATLCVKTKIDKFVLNEVRTNNNTWSQLPSTYQNTLHPSGLNQIPIYYAPVAHIQIDNKNMESQSALPQYSSVSFGQYQYQYQYQQSPYVSYPTSYGGIMYPTIISGAGSAPTQFTYPSMMAQGPSQLNNLQKPVTSLSGKHSTELKWPIGQDTSVKAELGSIMATTESSKKLYSPSYHYSSCVSIYDRNGQNESSIEDSSDSSFYGSYLTTSTNSSSNCSENDYTARISKINALNNGGGESTNRRFGMISSLKNETAQHNMEATTSSLQKKGLPWYHSVQMTPEIIYNYQMSPKDLSEVLKDDLEKLKTYKQPHLVSDQIDQLYLDQELESFSTKLILDSGNSSRDYDSFNQSTNCTSYVLSQVKHECTILYEKK; from the exons atGTCGAACGATAATGCTAAAGTTTCGGATTCGGGGTATACAAATACTTGTGAACACAGCCAATCCCAGCAAAA aagtgGAAGTTCACCCTCTAATAAAAACAGCAATCGTTCAGGAAGCAGTGGTTATTGTGGTGATCATCCTTTCAATTCTGGTATCAG CAATGAGGCGCTTACTCAGCCAATCAGCGAGACAAAAGATAAAGAACACCAGAAGAAGAAATCAAAGACAACAACGCCTCTTGGCAGTGGTACAAAATCAGCCCTAAAAAGTGTAGGCCAACAGACCAAGACTGGTCCTTCTACAGTAGTCTCAAATATATTAGatcaaaagtttgaaaaatcag AAGTAGGTAATGTAGAGTTGGTGGATGCTAAGGAACCTGGCGAACACAATGGCGATTCAAACTTCATCATACCCAAGAGAGAAATTGTTTCTCAAATCAATTCTCCGGACAGTATCAGCCCAAAATTAAAT gatGGGTTTTATACGGTGGTTTCGTTGAATGACGGACTCATACTCTATTCGTCAAGTTCTCTACAAACGGCACTTGGTTACCCAAAAAACAGTTGGCTCGGTTGTTCATTCATTGACTTTATTCATCCAAAtaacagaaaattatttatggataAACTTTCCGATggaatttttctattattaaacAATCGTCAAGAAA atatCAACGAACAACGAACAAATTTCTTTTGCAATTTACAATGTAATCCGCACAATATCCAGAAAAATGATGATTCAGATGCTAACCAAAAATCATTACATCAAATTCAAATAGTAACAGATAATGAAAATACATCAATAAAAACATCAGCCTATTTACCATTTCATATGAGTTTGtgcttcaaaaattttcttgaatctaTGGAAAATGCACATTCATCTACAATGGCTTTAATAATAAGATCTGAGCCAATACTTTCTGCTTATGAAG cagcagaaaataaaataacctcATTTACAACTCGTCACAATGCAAACTGCCGTTTTACTCATCTCGACAACGAGGTGGTCCAGTATTTCGGTTACTTACCTCAAGATATGATGGAACGCTCAGTCTTCGATTACTATCATCCAGAGGATATGCCTTCTATCAAAGAGATCTACAAGACT atTATTAGACTTTCTGGAGCGGCTTTCAAATCGAAACCATACAGATTTTATATTCACAATggagaatatattttattggagACCGAGTGGTCGGCGTTTGTCAATCCGtgggagaaaaaaattgaatttgttATAGGTCAACACCGTGTTCTTCGTGGTCCGGTTGATGTAAACATATTTCATCAAACTCAGCAACAATTATCAATGACTAATATAATGAATGATAATTTGAGTGAAGAAGTTTTGATTAAATCAAGGATCATTGAGGGCGAGATCTGTGCCCTCCTTGCTGAG AGAATCCAAAGCTGTACTTTCGATGGTGGCTCGGCTATAAAATTCAAAGATATCGCATCATTTGTCGAAAACAAGACTTGTGATAACGATAAGAATTCATTGCCTACATCTAGGACATCTGTAATGGATACGGATGAAAAGAGATTTTCG aaacgtGAAGGTGTGATGGCGGGCGAGATTTCATCTCCTCAGAAATGCAGTGGCACTAAATCATCAAGTGAAACACCGCTGACTTaccatcaattaaattataatgataaaatcgAAAGATTTTTCAACAGCAAACCGATAGTTAATATTGGGTCCGTCATcgaggaaaaaatatttcactcCAATTCTCAAA cTTCAAATTCAAGTCCAAGAAAAAATGGTAGCGGTGGCAGTGGAAGTGGAGAATATTTCAGCAACGGCTCTAATAATTTATGCAGTGGCAAAGatagatttaataataatagtaattcaACTTCGACAGATAATTTTCAGGCAATTCCTCTTACTGAAATATTACTTAAAAAGCATAATCAAGATATGGAACAACTTATGGttcaaaaacataaaaaacgTCAGTCAAATATTAAGACTGgaaattctcataaaaataatattaaaaatgatgataatattattattattattaataataataacaacaataataataatgttactGAAGAGgcaaaattagaaaaaacaaaagataaaaaaattcaagataaaagTCGAAATGGAAAACGCAATGGCTGTCTAATTCTCGAAGATGAACATGTtaag gTACCTAGATATAATGGGACCAATAAAAATACGGAAAAACTCTTGGTAAAAAAACACAGAGAGCGATTGTCAAGTGGAAAAACCAGTAGAATGGATATAAATACTCAAAGACTACACATTGAATCTGAAGAATCAGAGCTTACAAATTCTTGGAGTAGACGTGATAGGAAACGCAAATCTGGGCATGTTTGTAAAGAAGAACTTTTTAAG ataccAATGAAGAATAAAAGATATAGAAGTagcactaaaaataataatgcaaCATTGTgtgtgaaaacaaaaatagataaatttgtattaaatgAAGTGCGAACAAATAACAACACGTGGTCGCAACTGCCTTCAACTTATCAAAATACATTACATCCTTCTGGTTTAAATCAAATACCAATTTACTATGCACCTGTTGCACATATACAAATTGACAATAAAAACATGGAATCACAATCAGCTCTGCCACAATATTCGAGTGTATCATTCGGCCAGTATCAGTATCAGTATCAGTATCAGCAGAGTCCATATGTATCGTACCCAACATCGTATGGCGGAATAATGTATCCAACAATAATTAGTGGTGCTGGCTCAGCACCAACTCAATTTACTTATCCTTCTATGATGGCTCAGGGTCCaagtcaattaaataatttgcaaAAACCTGTTACTTCATTATCGGGGAAACATTCAACGGAACTAAAATGGCCGATAGGCCAAGATACTAGTGTCAAAGCTGAACTCGGTAGTATTATGGCAACCACAGAGTcgtcgaaaaaattatattcaccTAGTTATCACTACTCGTCTTGTGTCAgtatatatgatagaaatggACAAAATGAATCGAGTATTGAAGATTCAAGTGATTCCAGTTTTTATGGAAGTTATTTGACGACCAGCACTAACAGTAGTTCTAATTGCAGTGAGAATGATTACACTGCACGTATTTCAaag ataAATGCATTGAACAATGGTGGGGGCGAGTCGACAAACAGACGTTTTGGGATGATAagtagtttaaaaaatgaaacggCACAGCATAATATGGAAGCAACTACATCTTCACTGCAAAAGAAAGGCTTGCCGTGGTATCACAGTGTACAAATGAcacctgaaataatttataattatcaaatgtCTCCGAAAGATTTAAGTGAAGTTCTTAAAGACGATCTCGAAAAACTAAAGACATATAAACAACCACATCTCGTAAGTGATCAGATAGATCAGCTTTATCTTGACCAAGAACTCGAGAGTTTTAGCACTAAACTAATTTTGGATAGCGGCAACTCGTCACGTGACTACGATTCTTTTAACCAGAGCACTAATTGTACATCTTACGTTTTGTCTCAGGTGAAACACGAatg
- the LOC130678715 gene encoding putative uncharacterized protein DDB_G0277255 isoform X5, with the protein MSNDNAKVSDSGYTNTCEHSQSQQKSGSSPSNKNSNRSGSSGYCGDHPFNSGISNEALTQPISETKDKEHQKKKSKTTTPLGSGTKSALKSVGQQTKTGPSTVVSNILDQKFEKSAAENKITSFTTRHNANCRFTHLDNEVVQYFGYLPQDMMERSVFDYYHPEDMPSIKEIYKTIIRLSGAAFKSKPYRFYIHNGEYILLETEWSAFVNPWEKKIEFVIGQHRVLRGPVDVNIFHQTQQQLSMTNIMNDNLSEEVLIKSRIIEGEICALLAERIQSCTFDGGSAIKFKDIASFVENKTCDNDKNSLPTSRTSVMDTDEKRFSKREGVMAGEISSPQKCSGTKSSSETPLTYHQLNYNDKIERFFNSKPIVNIGSVIEEKIFHSNSQTSNSSPRKNGSGGSGSGEYFSNGSNNLCSGKDRFNNNSNSTSTDNFQAIPLTEILLKKHNQDMEQLMVQKHKKRQSNIKTGNSHKNNIKNDDNIIIIINNNNNNNNNVTEEAKLEKTKDKKIQDKSRNGKRNGCLILEDEHVKVPRYNGTNKNTEKLLVKKHRERLSSGKTSRMDINTQRLHIESEESELTNSWSRRDRKRKSGHVCKEELFKIPMKNKRYRSSTKNNNATLCVKTKIDKFVLNEVRTNNNTWSQLPSTYQNTLHPSGLNQIPIYYAPVAHIQIDNKNMESQSALPQYSSVSFGQYQYQYQYQQSPYVSYPTSYGGIMYPTIISGAGSAPTQFTYPSMMAQGPSQLNNLQKPVTSLSGKHSTELKWPIGQDTSVKAELGSIMATTESSKKLYSPSYHYSSCVSIYDRNGQNESSIEDSSDSSFYGSYLTTSTNSSSNCSENDYTARISKINALNNGGGESTNRRFGMISSLKNETAQHNMEATTSSLQKKGLPWYHSVQMTPEIIYNYQMSPKDLSEVLKDDLEKLKTYKQPHLVSDQIDQLYLDQELESFSTKLILDSGNSSRDYDSFNQSTNCTSYVLSQVKHECTILYEKK; encoded by the exons atGTCGAACGATAATGCTAAAGTTTCGGATTCGGGGTATACAAATACTTGTGAACACAGCCAATCCCAGCAAAA aagtgGAAGTTCACCCTCTAATAAAAACAGCAATCGTTCAGGAAGCAGTGGTTATTGTGGTGATCATCCTTTCAATTCTGGTATCAG CAATGAGGCGCTTACTCAGCCAATCAGCGAGACAAAAGATAAAGAACACCAGAAGAAGAAATCAAAGACAACAACGCCTCTTGGCAGTGGTACAAAATCAGCCCTAAAAAGTGTAGGCCAACAGACCAAGACTGGTCCTTCTACAGTAGTCTCAAATATATTAGatcaaaagtttgaaaaatcag cagcagaaaataaaataacctcATTTACAACTCGTCACAATGCAAACTGCCGTTTTACTCATCTCGACAACGAGGTGGTCCAGTATTTCGGTTACTTACCTCAAGATATGATGGAACGCTCAGTCTTCGATTACTATCATCCAGAGGATATGCCTTCTATCAAAGAGATCTACAAGACT atTATTAGACTTTCTGGAGCGGCTTTCAAATCGAAACCATACAGATTTTATATTCACAATggagaatatattttattggagACCGAGTGGTCGGCGTTTGTCAATCCGtgggagaaaaaaattgaatttgttATAGGTCAACACCGTGTTCTTCGTGGTCCGGTTGATGTAAACATATTTCATCAAACTCAGCAACAATTATCAATGACTAATATAATGAATGATAATTTGAGTGAAGAAGTTTTGATTAAATCAAGGATCATTGAGGGCGAGATCTGTGCCCTCCTTGCTGAG AGAATCCAAAGCTGTACTTTCGATGGTGGCTCGGCTATAAAATTCAAAGATATCGCATCATTTGTCGAAAACAAGACTTGTGATAACGATAAGAATTCATTGCCTACATCTAGGACATCTGTAATGGATACGGATGAAAAGAGATTTTCG aaacgtGAAGGTGTGATGGCGGGCGAGATTTCATCTCCTCAGAAATGCAGTGGCACTAAATCATCAAGTGAAACACCGCTGACTTaccatcaattaaattataatgataaaatcgAAAGATTTTTCAACAGCAAACCGATAGTTAATATTGGGTCCGTCATcgaggaaaaaatatttcactcCAATTCTCAAA cTTCAAATTCAAGTCCAAGAAAAAATGGTAGCGGTGGCAGTGGAAGTGGAGAATATTTCAGCAACGGCTCTAATAATTTATGCAGTGGCAAAGatagatttaataataatagtaattcaACTTCGACAGATAATTTTCAGGCAATTCCTCTTACTGAAATATTACTTAAAAAGCATAATCAAGATATGGAACAACTTATGGttcaaaaacataaaaaacgTCAGTCAAATATTAAGACTGgaaattctcataaaaataatattaaaaatgatgataatattattattattattaataataataacaacaataataataatgttactGAAGAGgcaaaattagaaaaaacaaaagataaaaaaattcaagataaaagTCGAAATGGAAAACGCAATGGCTGTCTAATTCTCGAAGATGAACATGTtaag gTACCTAGATATAATGGGACCAATAAAAATACGGAAAAACTCTTGGTAAAAAAACACAGAGAGCGATTGTCAAGTGGAAAAACCAGTAGAATGGATATAAATACTCAAAGACTACACATTGAATCTGAAGAATCAGAGCTTACAAATTCTTGGAGTAGACGTGATAGGAAACGCAAATCTGGGCATGTTTGTAAAGAAGAACTTTTTAAG ataccAATGAAGAATAAAAGATATAGAAGTagcactaaaaataataatgcaaCATTGTgtgtgaaaacaaaaatagataaatttgtattaaatgAAGTGCGAACAAATAACAACACGTGGTCGCAACTGCCTTCAACTTATCAAAATACATTACATCCTTCTGGTTTAAATCAAATACCAATTTACTATGCACCTGTTGCACATATACAAATTGACAATAAAAACATGGAATCACAATCAGCTCTGCCACAATATTCGAGTGTATCATTCGGCCAGTATCAGTATCAGTATCAGTATCAGCAGAGTCCATATGTATCGTACCCAACATCGTATGGCGGAATAATGTATCCAACAATAATTAGTGGTGCTGGCTCAGCACCAACTCAATTTACTTATCCTTCTATGATGGCTCAGGGTCCaagtcaattaaataatttgcaaAAACCTGTTACTTCATTATCGGGGAAACATTCAACGGAACTAAAATGGCCGATAGGCCAAGATACTAGTGTCAAAGCTGAACTCGGTAGTATTATGGCAACCACAGAGTcgtcgaaaaaattatattcaccTAGTTATCACTACTCGTCTTGTGTCAgtatatatgatagaaatggACAAAATGAATCGAGTATTGAAGATTCAAGTGATTCCAGTTTTTATGGAAGTTATTTGACGACCAGCACTAACAGTAGTTCTAATTGCAGTGAGAATGATTACACTGCACGTATTTCAaag ataAATGCATTGAACAATGGTGGGGGCGAGTCGACAAACAGACGTTTTGGGATGATAagtagtttaaaaaatgaaacggCACAGCATAATATGGAAGCAACTACATCTTCACTGCAAAAGAAAGGCTTGCCGTGGTATCACAGTGTACAAATGAcacctgaaataatttataattatcaaatgtCTCCGAAAGATTTAAGTGAAGTTCTTAAAGACGATCTCGAAAAACTAAAGACATATAAACAACCACATCTCGTAAGTGATCAGATAGATCAGCTTTATCTTGACCAAGAACTCGAGAGTTTTAGCACTAAACTAATTTTGGATAGCGGCAACTCGTCACGTGACTACGATTCTTTTAACCAGAGCACTAATTGTACATCTTACGTTTTGTCTCAGGTGAAACACGAatg